Proteins encoded together in one Falco peregrinus isolate bFalPer1 chromosome 2, bFalPer1.pri, whole genome shotgun sequence window:
- the LOC101915340 gene encoding 3-oxoacyl-[acyl-carrier-protein] reductase isoform X1: MGKVCAIFGGSRGIGKAVAELLAQKGCHLAIIARNLEVAQTTARHLGAGHLALSCDVSSEQEVQNTFEEMQRKLGPIDYLVNAAGINRDGLLLRTKTEDMIAQIHTNLLGTMLTCKAAVKSMIQHQGGAIVNIGSIVGLKGNSGQSVYSATKAGLVGFSRSLAKEVAKKQIRVNVVAPGFIHTEMTAHLEEDQLKKAILLGRFGEPHEVAQAVVFLLESPYVTGSTLVVDGGLQLLT, translated from the exons ATGGGCAAGGTTTGCGCCATTTTTGGAGGATCACGAGGAATAGGAAAAGCTGTTGCAGAATTACTGGCACAGAAAGGCTGCCACCTGGCGATTATTGCTAGAAATCTGGAAGTAGCTCAAACCACTGCACGTCATCTTGGTG CAGGACACCTGGCACTTAGCTGCGATGTATCCAGCGAACAAGAAGTCCAAAATACTTTTGAGGAGATGCAGAGGAAGTTAGGTCCTATTGACTATTTGGTTAATGCAGCTGGGATCAACAG GGATGGTTTGTTACTGAGAACCAAGACTGAAGATATGATAGCCCAGATTCACACTAACCTTTTGGGAACAATGTTGACATGCAAAGCTGCTGTAAAAAGCATGATTCAACACCAAGGAGGTGCTATTGTTAATATAG gAAGTATTGTAGGACTTAAAGGCAACTCTGGTCAAAGTGTATATAGTGCTACCAAAGCAGGATTAGTTGGATTTTCACGGTCTCTTGCTAAAGAAGTAGCAAAAAAGCAAATTCGAGTCAACGTGGTTGCTCCAG GCTTTATTCACACAGAGATGACTGCTCATTTGGAAGAAGATCAGCTAAAGAAAGCAATTCTCCTCGGAAGATTTGGAGAGCCTCATGAAGTTGCGCAAGCTGTTGTCTTTCTTCTAGAGTCCCCTTATGTTACAGGGAGCACGCTAGTTGTGGATGGAGGCTTGCAGCTTCTGACTTAA
- the LOC101915340 gene encoding 3-oxoacyl-[acyl-carrier-protein] reductase isoform X2, with protein sequence MGKVCAIFGGSRGIGKAVAELLAQKGCHLAIIARNLEVAQTTARHLGGHLALSCDVSSEQEVQNTFEEMQRKLGPIDYLVNAAGINRDGLLLRTKTEDMIAQIHTNLLGTMLTCKAAVKSMIQHQGGAIVNIGSIVGLKGNSGQSVYSATKAGLVGFSRSLAKEVAKKQIRVNVVAPGFIHTEMTAHLEEDQLKKAILLGRFGEPHEVAQAVVFLLESPYVTGSTLVVDGGLQLLT encoded by the exons ATGGGCAAGGTTTGCGCCATTTTTGGAGGATCACGAGGAATAGGAAAAGCTGTTGCAGAATTACTGGCACAGAAAGGCTGCCACCTGGCGATTATTGCTAGAAATCTGGAAGTAGCTCAAACCACTGCACGTCATCTTGGTG GACACCTGGCACTTAGCTGCGATGTATCCAGCGAACAAGAAGTCCAAAATACTTTTGAGGAGATGCAGAGGAAGTTAGGTCCTATTGACTATTTGGTTAATGCAGCTGGGATCAACAG GGATGGTTTGTTACTGAGAACCAAGACTGAAGATATGATAGCCCAGATTCACACTAACCTTTTGGGAACAATGTTGACATGCAAAGCTGCTGTAAAAAGCATGATTCAACACCAAGGAGGTGCTATTGTTAATATAG gAAGTATTGTAGGACTTAAAGGCAACTCTGGTCAAAGTGTATATAGTGCTACCAAAGCAGGATTAGTTGGATTTTCACGGTCTCTTGCTAAAGAAGTAGCAAAAAAGCAAATTCGAGTCAACGTGGTTGCTCCAG GCTTTATTCACACAGAGATGACTGCTCATTTGGAAGAAGATCAGCTAAAGAAAGCAATTCTCCTCGGAAGATTTGGAGAGCCTCATGAAGTTGCGCAAGCTGTTGTCTTTCTTCTAGAGTCCCCTTATGTTACAGGGAGCACGCTAGTTGTGGATGGAGGCTTGCAGCTTCTGACTTAA